From a single Deltaproteobacteria bacterium genomic region:
- a CDS encoding citrate synthase: MAKDTLSITDNRTGKSYEVPIENDTIKAMDLRQIKVKDDDFGMMSYDPAMSNTAACTSRVTYIDGDNGVLMYRGYPIEELAEKSNYLEVAYLLLFGELPTKSQYDEWMYNILHHTIIHENIKKFMDGFRYDAHPMGMLLGTVGALSTFYPEAKDIFNEEVRDIQVHRLIAKMPTMAAFAYRHTKGMPYAYPDNDLSYAGNFLNMLFKMTELKYKPDPVIERAVDVLFILHADHEQNCSASAMRNVGSSHPDPYSATAAAIAALYGPLHGGANEGVLQMLREIGSVDRIPEYIKRAKAGEFRLMGFGHRVYKSYDPRAKIIKEVAYDVFEVKGKNPLLDIALELERIALEDDYFVQRKLYPNVDFYSGLIYQSMGIPVEMFTVLFAIARTSGWLAQWIELLNDPERRIARPRQVYLGEMNREYVPMVERGKKKKKK, encoded by the coding sequence GTGGCAAAGGATACATTAAGCATTACTGACAACAGGACTGGGAAGTCTTACGAAGTTCCGATAGAAAACGATACGATCAAGGCTATGGATCTGCGTCAGATTAAGGTTAAGGATGACGATTTCGGGATGATGAGCTATGACCCGGCCATGAGTAACACCGCCGCGTGTACGAGCCGCGTCACGTACATAGACGGAGATAACGGCGTTCTCATGTACAGGGGCTATCCTATCGAAGAGCTTGCCGAGAAGAGCAATTACCTTGAAGTGGCTTATCTGCTTCTATTCGGAGAGCTGCCTACGAAATCACAATACGACGAGTGGATGTACAACATACTGCACCATACGATCATACACGAAAATATAAAGAAATTTATGGACGGGTTCCGCTACGACGCCCACCCGATGGGTATGCTGCTCGGAACCGTGGGCGCTCTTTCGACTTTTTATCCGGAAGCCAAGGATATTTTCAACGAGGAAGTTCGCGACATTCAGGTTCACAGATTAATAGCGAAGATGCCTACCATGGCGGCGTTCGCGTACCGTCACACAAAGGGGATGCCCTACGCGTATCCCGATAATGATCTGAGCTACGCGGGGAACTTCCTCAATATGCTCTTTAAAATGACCGAGCTCAAGTACAAGCCGGACCCTGTAATTGAAAGGGCCGTTGATGTATTGTTCATACTCCATGCCGACCACGAGCAGAACTGCAGCGCAAGCGCCATGCGTAACGTAGGGAGCTCGCATCCCGACCCGTATTCTGCGACCGCAGCAGCTATCGCTGCGCTTTACGGGCCGCTTCACGGCGGAGCCAACGAGGGCGTTTTACAGATGCTCAGGGAGATAGGCTCGGTCGATAGAATCCCCGAATATATAAAGAGGGCGAAAGCCGGTGAATTCAGGCTTATGGGATTCGGTCACCGTGTCTATAAATCCTACGATCCGAGGGCCAAGATAATAAAAGAAGTCGCATACGACGTTTTCGAGGTCAAGGGCAAGAACCCGCTCCTGGACATCGCTCTGGAGCTCGAGAGAATCGCGCTTGAGGACGATTATTTCGTGCAGCGGAAACTGTATCCGAACGTGGATTTCTATTCAGGCCTGATTTATCAGAGCATGGGAATACCGGTTGAGATGTTTACAGTTCTGTTCGCGATAGCGCGTACTTCCGGGTGGCTCGCTCAGTGGATAGAGCTTCTGAACGACCCTGAAAGAAGGATCGCGCGCCC